In Actinomycetota bacterium, the DNA window TTGCCTTTATTGCACAACTATTGGTCAAACCAGTACCAGATGTATAGGAATTACCTAATATTTTGAAACACAAAATATTTGCTATTCAAACTAATGGGGAGAGCATGAAGAGAGAAAGAGCCGAAGAGTGCGCAAAGAGATTGGATGATTTTATGACCGAACTCTTCCATAACTTGAAGGGCGGCGAAAAGGAGTTTGCCGCTCATGCGGGCCTCACCGTACCCCAGCTCTTCGTGCTCAAGATGGTTGAATCGAAGAAGGGCTGCAAGATGGGGGATCTGGCCAAGGCCCTGCATCTCCATTTCGGCACCGCAACCAGCATCGTCGATCGCCTGATAAGGGACGGCCTCTTGAGCCGCAAGAGGGATGATGACGACAGAAGGGTGGTCTCCGGCTCTATCTGACCGCAGAGGGCGAGAAGGTGATGGCGATGATAAACGAGAGGCGAATGAGCAGGCTGGCAAGCTCGCTTGCGGACCTAAAGGAAGAGGAATTTGAGAGCATCTTTGCCATCTTCTCTAAGGCGCTTCCCGCCTTCATGGCCGAATTTCACTCCCTCAAAGAGAGCTAATGCTTCATTGACCGCTCTTAATTTGGAATCATTCCCAAGCTCCACTTGTCTTCATCCCCCTAAGAGGTGTCACAACCTCGATAGATGAAGGTGAGTTCGTCTCGATAATCGGTCCCTCCGGCTCGGGCAAATCGACCCCCATGCATATCATCGGCTGTTTGATAGACCCTCGGCCGGCTCGGTCCCCTTTTCGAAGAGGACGTTGTGCTTCTCTGGGCGCAGATCTCTTTTAAACCTCTCTGAATCATCCATGCTTCAATATTATACAGCGAGCCCCAAGGAGGGATTCTCAAAGGCAAGGAGGTTTCGGTTTGGGCTTACTAAGCCGATAAGTAGGTATTATAATTTGTTTCAACCTTTTAAGGAGAGGCCGATGAAAAAGATAGTCTCCGTCGATGAAAAGCTCTGCACCGGTTGCGGAAATTGCGTGAGGCTCTGTCCGCAAAAGATCCTCTATATCTCCGAAAAGTCGAAGGTCTGCAAGGTGACCGATGATACCAGATGTGATCGTTTAAGGGGCTGCGAGAAGGTATGCCCGGTAAATGCCATAAAGATCAGCTAGGTTTTCCCCTTTCACTCCCATAAATCTCAAGTTCGTGAAGGTAGTCTTGGCGCTCTACCTTTCCGTCCGTTGTGATATCATGTTTTATCGAGGTGATGGAGATGAAGAAGAAGGATCCAACCGGATATTTACTGATTGTGGCCGGCATCGTCATGGTCATTGGTCTGGTCATGAAGCTATTTCAACTGTCTTAAACTCGGCCCGAGCTCTTAGCTTGAGGGCTGGACCATCAAACCACCACTTGGCGGAGATCTAGATAGCCAAAGGCCAAAAGTCTTTAATGACTGGGATAAGTGGAAACATTCTTGCTCTTAGCCTGGTTAGCCTGTTTACCGACATAAGCAGCGAGATGGTCTATCCCCTGGTTCCCATCTTTTTGACCAGCGTCCTGGGCGCCCCGGTTGCGGTAGTCGGTCTGATCGAGGGCATCGCCGAGAGCACGGCGAGCCTCCTCAAGACCTATTTCGGTTACCTATCCGACAAGAAAAGGAAGAGAAAGCCTTTCGCCTTGAGCGGCCATTCCTTCTCCCTCTTTGGAAAACTCATCTTAAGCTTGGCCGCCAGTTGGCCACCCGTCCTCTTCGCTCGCTTCATCGACCGGGTTGGCAAGAGGGGGATAAGGACATCGGCGAGAGACGCTCTACGCTCTCTATAAGCTCTGTCACTCCGCTCTCTCGATTCCCCTATCTTCGCTCTCGGCGCTTAAATTTCTAACTCATTTATGTTAATCTTCATTTACCATTCCCCTTTAAGGCGGGTTGAATAAATTTGTCTTACATCTCTCTTTACCGGAAATATCGGCCCCGGGCTCTCTCTGAAGTGGTCGGCCAAGACCACATAACTCAGACCTTGAAGAATGCCATCAAATCAAACAAGATATCCCATGCCTACCTTTTTTCCGGGCCGAGGGGGACCGGCAAAACGAGCGTCGCCAAAATCCTGGCCAAATCCTTAAATTGTAAAGAGGGTCCGGCCGTTATCCCCTGCAATGGTTGCTCTTCCTGTGCCGATATTGCGGCCGGAAACTTCGTCGATGTCCTCGAGATCGACGCCGCCTCCAACCGGGGGATCGATGAGATAAGGGATCTGAAAGAGAAGATTCACTTTTCACCGGCCCAAGGGCGGACAAAGGTATACATCATCGATGAGGTCCACATGCTGACGGCCGAAGCTTTCAACGCCCTATTAAAGACACTGGAGGAGCCGCCGGCTCACGTCGTCTTCGTCCTGGCCACAACCGAACCCAATCGGGTTCCCGCGACCATTCTCTCCAGATGTCAGCGTTTCGACTTCAAGCGGATCACCTTAAAGGACCTGATGGAAAGGCTTGCCGAGGTGGCCAAGGCCGAGTCGATAGAGATCGACTCCGAAGCCCTCTCCATGATAGCCAAACACGCCCAAGGCAGCCTTCGAGATGGCCTTGGAACCTTGGATCAGATCGCCTCCTTTACCGAGAAGAGGGTATCGACGGATGATGTCGTCTCGCTGCTCGGCATGAGCGATGTCGAGGCCCTCTTTGAGGCGGCGGACTTAATGGCGAGGGGCGACGTCTCGGCCGTCTTCGGTTTCGTCGATCTCCTTGTGGACAAGGGAAGAGACCCCAGGCAATTCGCCAAGGATTTGATAGAATATCTTAGAGCCCTCTTCGTCGCCAAGAATTCGGCTGATGCTAAGGACAGCCTCAACGTGACGGCTGAGACTTTCAAGAGGATTGAGGCCCAAGCGGACTCGTTCAGCAGCGTGGCCTTGATACGCCTCCTCGACATCTTGAGCGAGGCAGCGACCCAGATGAGATGGGAACCTGATGCCAGGCTCTCTCTAGAGATGGCCCTGGTAAAGATGATAAATATTGAAGAAGATATATCGCTCGACGCTTTAGTCGCCCGGATAGAAGCCCTGGAAGCCGGCTCAAAGGGAAAGGGGGCCGGCATGGAAGAGCCTTCCCCAAAGGAGCTCAAGAAGGAGGCGGTCACCAAGGCGCAAGCCAAGGAGAAGGCTTTCCCAAAGGATGAAGGGGTGAGTCATTCGCAGCGAGCGGATGAGGCGAGTGGCCAGGATACAGATATAGAGAGGGTCAAAAGGGCTTGGCACTTGATCTTGGACGAGGTACTCAAGGAGAGCCTTCCCACCCACTCCCTTCTTCTGGAGTCCGCTCCGACCAAGCTCGTCAAGGGAAGACTCACTCTAAACTTTAACCACCGGGCCGCTTTTCATAAGGATATGATAGAGCGGGAGGGGAATCTCAATATCTTAACCGATTCCATCGAGAAGATTGTCGGTCAAAAGATCAAGGTGGAGTGCACGATCGACGAGAACGCTCCCTCTTTCGAGGAGTTAAAAGCGGAAGAAGGGGCCGATGAGGAGGTCCTGGGCAAGGACAACATCATAGGCATGCTGATGAGCGACTTTGGGGCCGAGATAGAAGAGGGCTAGGCCCGATCAAATAAGGGGGAGCAATTTGAATGGATATTAATAAGCTGATGAAGCAGGCCAAGAAGATGCAGGATGATATGGCCAGAGTCCAGAAGGAATTGGAGGAGGAGACGGTCGAGGCGACTGCTGGCGGAGGAATGGTCAAGGTGGTTGCGAGCGGCTCTCAGAAGATCTTAGAGGTATCGATAGACAGAGAGGCTGTCGACCCAGCCGATGTCGAAATGCTTCAGGACCTGGTCCTGGCCGCGGTCAATGAGGCCGTCGAGGCGAGCAAGGACCTCGCGGCCAAGCGCCTGGCCGCGGTGACCGGCGGAGCCGGTATGCCCAGTCTGATGTGATTTGCTCGATAATCCGGTTTGATGAGGTGATTCAATGTATTATGCGGCTCCGGTCGCTACGCTTATCGAGGAGCTGACCAGGCTTCCCGGCATCGGTCCAAAATCGGCTCAGCGTCTTGCCTTCTATCTGATGAAGGTCTCTTCTGCCGAGGCAAGCAGGCTGGCTGCGGCCATCGTCGACCTTAAAGAGAAGGTCAGCTTCTGTAAGATATGCTTCAACTTAACCGAGGGGGATGAGTGCAACATCTGCAAGGACCCAGAGAGGGATAACTCGATCATCTGCCTGGTAGAGGAGCCGATGGATGTGGTCGCCATCGAGAAGGCGGCCAGTTTCAAGGGGCGCTACCATGTCCTTGGAGGCGCCATATCTCCGATAGACGGCATCGGTCCAGATGAGATTAGAGTCAAAGAGCTGATTGGCCGGCTAACTGACGACAGGGTCAAAGAGATAATAATCGCGACCAATCCGAATATCGAAGGCGAGACGACGGCCATTTACATCTCGCGCCTCATCAAGCCGCTCGGCATCAGGGTGACCAGGATCGCAAGCGGGCTGCCAGTCGGCGGCGACTTGGAGTATGCCGACGAGATAACCTTAGGCAGAGCCCTTGAGGGCCGCCGGGAAATGTAACGTTAAGGGTCAAAAAACGACCATTCAACCTAGAAAACTACCCTTCTATTACGAAACAAAGGCTCTTACGCCATCTTTAATGTATGATGGGTTTCTCCAACTTCTTAATCTGAAAGGGGTGATTACGTGGAAGGATGTACCGAAATTAGGTGGCATGCCAGAGGCGGCCAGGGCGCCGTCACGGCGGCCAAGTTTCTGGCCGAGGCAGCCCTGGCCGACGGCCGCGATATCCAGGCTTTCCCGGAATACGGGCCGGAAAGGATGGGCGCACCCATCAAGGCTTTTACCAGGATATCAACCTCACCAATCGGCATTTATTGCGCGATTGACAATCCTTCTATAGTTGTAGTTCTGGACGAGACTCTGCTCGATACCGTAAAGGTTCATGAAGGCCTCACGGACGACGGAGTCATCCTGGTCAATTCGAATAAATCGCCGGATATGATCAGAAACAAGATCGGGGTCAAGGTCGGTCGAGTCTATACGGTCCCGGCATCCACGATAGCCCTAGAGACGCTGGGCAAGCCGATCCCCAACANNNNNNNNNNNNNNNNNNNNNNNNNNGTGACCGGCATAATTTCGCTTGAGCATATCCTCGAGCACTTCACCGAAGCCTTCGGTAGCAAGTTCAGCGAAAAGATGCTGAGCGGCAACCTTGAGGCGATCAAGCGTGCCCATGAAGAGGTGGTGGGAGAATGAGGGACTGGAGAGCTGAAAAGTTGATGCCGGGCGCCATCATCCCCAAGGGCGGCACGGCCAAAGATTACAAGACCGGAGGCTGGCGAAGCTCCAGCCCCAATTGGGCCGAGGCCAAATGCAAGCACTGCCTCCTCTGCTGGGTGGCCTGCCCGGAGGGGGCCATCCTTGTAAAAGACGGCAAGGTTCGAGGGATCGATATGGATTATTGCAAGGGCTGCGGCATCTGCGGCCAGGAATGTCCCTTCGATGTAATAGAAATGATGGAAGGTTAGGTGAAGTGCATGAGTGAAAAAAGAATCGCGGCAACCACCGGAGCGGACGCCGTTTCGGAGGTGATGAGACAGATAAACCCCGATGTCGTGGTCGCCTACCCCATCACCCCCCAGACGGCCATCGTCGAGAACTTCTCCAAGTTTGTGGCCGACGGTCTGGTCGACGCCGAGTTCGTTACCGTCGAGAGCGAGCACTCCTCGATGAGCGCCTGCATCGGAGCGGCGGCGGCCGGAGCCAGAGTCATGACGGCCACCTCATCTCAGGGCCTGGCCCTGATGCACGAGATGCTCTACATAGCGTCCGGTATGCGTCTTCCAATCGTCATGCCCAACGTCAATCGGACCTTAAGCGCGCCGATAAACATCCATTGCGATCACTCAGATAGCATGGGCGAGCGTGATTCGGGCTGGATACAGCTCTACTCGGAGAACGCTCAGGAGGCCTACGATAACACCATCCAGGCCATCAGGATAGCCGAAAATGATGATGTTAAGCTGCCCGTCATGGTCAATCAGGACGGCTTTATTATCAGTCACGGCATTGAGCGGGCCGAGTTCTTGGCTGACGATGCGGTCAAGAAGTTCGTTGGAACAAGGAACGCCTTTTTGCCGCTCCTCGATGTCGACAATCCGGTAACCTACGGTCCATTCGACGGGCTGGGCGGTTTCTATATGGAGCACAAGAAGAACCAGGAGGATGCCATCAGGAGGGCTAAGGACGTCATCCTTGAGGTGGCCAAGGATTATGCCAAGATATCCGGCCGCAATTACGGTCTCTTCGAGACGTATAAACTGGAGGATGCCGAGGTGGCGATCGTGACCATGAACTCGTCGGCCGGAACGACCAGAAATGTTGTTGACAAGATGAGGGCGGAGGGACAGAAGGTGGGTCTACTCAAGCCCCGCGTCTTTAGGCCCTTTCCGGCCGAAGAGTTGGCCGAGGCCTTAAAGCACCTCAAGGCGGTCGCCGTCTTAGATAGGGCGCTCTCTTTTGGTTTCGTCGGCCCCCTCTTCTCCGAGATTAAAACCTGCCTTTTCGATATCGACAACGCTCCCAAGGTCATCAACTTCATCTACGGCCTGGGCGGCCGCGAGTTCACTCCCGGCGAGGCCAAGGCGGCCATTGAGGCGGCCATCAAGGTCGCCAAGGGCGGAAGTCTTGGAGAGAAGTTCGGATACCTTGGGCTAAAAGAGACGGAGGCGGTCAAATGAAACTCAAAGAATTAGCTCAGAAGAAGGAGAGGTTGACCTCTGGACACAGGATGTGCGCCGGTTGCGCCGCTCCGACTGTGGTAAGACAGGTCCTGATGGCGACCGATGACCCGGTCGTGGTATCCTGCGCCACCGGCTGTTTGGAGGTCTCGACCACCATCTATCCCTCGACGGCTTGGGATACGCCTTTCATCCACTCGGCCTTCGAAAATTCCGCGGCTACCATCAGCGGGGTCGAGGCGGCCTATCAGTCGCTCAAGCGTCAGGGCAAGATAGATAAGGAGATAAAGTTCTTGGCCTTCGGCGGGGACGGAGGAACCTATGATATCGGTTTCCAATCCCTTTCGGGCGCCATGGAGCGTGGACACGATATGGTCTACGTCTGTTACGATAACGGCGCTTACATGAATACGGGCATTCAGCGCTCGAGCTCAACCCCGCTCGGTGCCTGGACGACCACATCCGAGACGGGCAAAGCGGCGGCTGGCAAGAAGCAGAACAGGAAGGACATGACGGCCTGCATCGCCGCCCACGACATCCCTTATGTGGCCCAGAGTTCGCCAGCCTTCTGGAAGGACTTGACGAGCAAGGCCAAAGCGGCCTTCGATACCCCCGGGCCGGCCTTTTTAAACGTCATCGCCCCCTGCCCCCGCGGTTGGCGGCATGGCTCCGATATCTCGATCGAAATGGCAAGGCTTGCGGTGGATACCTGTTTCTGGCCCCTCTATGAGGTGATAGATGGGGAGTACAAGCTGAACTATATCCCCAAAGAGAAGAAGCCTTTCGTCGAATGGATAAAACCGCAAGGGCGCTTCAAACACCTATTCAAGCCGGAGAATGAGCACATCATCGAGGAGCTCCAGGCCAACGTCGACAAGAACTGGGCAAAGCTCTTGAAGCTATCGGGCGAGGCTTAAGGGACTCTTTCAAAAAAAATGGGAGCGCTTGGCGGCCATTGGCTGCCAAGCGCTCTTTTTTATCTCAAATCGGCCCAGTCAATCTTGCCCGCCATATGAGGGCCTGTTAAAATAGGTTAAATCTTTTTGCAGGTGAAATGGGATTGGCAACAATTGTCCAGAAATTCGGCGGCAGCTCTGTGGCCGATATCGAACGAATAAAAAATGTGGCGCGTCGTGTTGTAGGGGCTAAAAAGGCAGGCAACTCCGTTGTTGTCGTCGTCTCCGCTCTGGGCGACACCACCGACGAGCTGATCCGGATGGCAAAAGGGATAACCGATCACCCACCCGCCCGCGAGCTGGACATGCTCCTTTCGACTGGCGAGCAGATCTCGGTCGCCCTGCTCAGCATGGCCATAGATGCCTTAGGATCTGAGGCAATATCCTTTACCGGTCAGCAGGTCGGAATCCTGACCGACTCGGTTCATACCAAGGCCAAGATACTTGACATAAATTCGGACAGGATCGAGCGGGCCCTAAAAGAGGGCAAGATAGTCATCGTCGCCGGGTTTCAGGGGGTCAATACGGGCGGCGACATAACCACCTTGGGCAGGGGCGGCTCAGACACGACGGCCGTAGCCTTGGCTGCGACCCTCAAAGCCGATGTCTGCGAGATATATACAGACGTCGATGGCATCTACACAGCAGATCCGCGTATCGTCTCCGATGCGCGCAAGCTCGATGAGATATTATTCGAAGAGATGCTTGAGATGGCGGCGACCGGAGCCAAGGTGATGCAGACGAGATCGGTTGAGTTCGGCAAGAATCACGGGGTGCCTATACGGGTGAGATCGAGTTTCTCCGATGATCCAGGGACCCTTATCAAGGAGGAAGATGAGAGCATGGAGAGGGCCATAATCAGCGGGGTTACCCACGATACGGGCGAGGCTAAGATAACCATCCTGGCCGTGCCGGACAGGCCGGGCATCGCGGCCAGGATCTTTAGATCTTTGGCCGAGGCCAATATCAATGTTGACATGATAATCCAGAATATCAGCGAAGAGGGATTTACCGATATATCCTTTACCACCCCCAAAGAAGACGTCTCAAGGGCCAAGAAGGTCGTCGATTCTCTACTCAAAGAGCTCTCAGCCAAGGGCTCCAAGTGCGATGAGTCGATCGCCAAGGTATCTTTGATCGGGGCGGGGATGAGGACCCATCCGGGAGTGGCCGCCGATATGTTCCAAGCCCTGGCCGACGCCGGGATAAACATCGAGATGATCAGCACCTCATCGATCAAGATATCATGCGTTATCGACGAGAAGGATGTCGAAGAGGCGGTAAAGGCACTACACGCCAAGTTCAAACTCTCAGCCCGCTCTTAGGCGGGAGATTAAGGGGATAGATTGAAAGAGTACTCAGTGGCCGTGGCCGGGGCGACCGGCGCCGTCGGCCAAGAGATGATAAGGATACTTGAGGAGAGGAATTTTCCGGTAGGCGAGATCAAGCTGCTCGCCTCGGCCAAGTCGGCTGGGAAGAGGGTGACCTTCAAGAGGATGGCCGCCCAGGTCGAGGAGCTCAAAGAGGACTCCTTTGTCGGCGTTGACATCGCTCTCTTCTCGATGGGGGCCGAGCTCAGCCGAGTCCATGCTCCCATAGCGGCCAAGGCCGGGGCGGTCGTAATCGACAATAGCAGCGCCTTCCGCATGGATAGGGAGGTTCCCTTGGTCGTTCCCGAGGTAAACCCGGGCGATCTGGACGGTCATAAGGGCATAATTGCAAACCCAAATTGTTCGACCATCCAGATGCTCGTGGCCTTAAAGCCCCTCTACGATAGGTCGAGGATAAAGAGGATAGTCGTCTCCACCTACCAGGCTGTCTCGGGTACCGGCAAGGAGGCCATCGAAGAGCTCCTGGACCAATCGAAGCGGGCTATCTTAGGCGAAAAGAACCTTCAGGCGAGGATATATCCCCACCGGATCGCCTTCAATCTCTTGCCCCAAATAGACGACTTCTTGGAAAGCGGCTACACCAAGGAAGAGATGAAGATAATAAACGAGACCAGAAGGATAATGGGTGATGATGACATCAAGATCACCGCGACCTGCGTGCGCGTTCCGGTCCTAATCTCCCACTCGGAATCGGTCAACATCGAGACCGAAGAGAAGATAGACGCCCATGAGGCCAGATCCATATTGAGGGTGGCCCCCGGAGTCGAGGTGGTCGATGATCCGGGCGAGCTGGCCTACCCCATGCCCGCAATGGCGGCCGGCAAGGATGCGACTTTCGTCGGACGGATCAGGGAAGACGAGTCGGTAGAGAATGGGCTGAATCTCTGGATAGTCTCGGACAATTTGAGAAAAGGTGCCGCCTTAAATGCGGTTCAGATAGCCGAGGCCATGATGGAGAGA includes these proteins:
- a CDS encoding aspartate kinase, whose product is MATIVQKFGGSSVADIERIKNVARRVVGAKKAGNSVVVVVSALGDTTDELIRMAKGITDHPPARELDMLLSTGEQISVALLSMAIDALGSEAISFTGQQVGILTDSVHTKAKILDINSDRIERALKEGKIVIVAGFQGVNTGGDITTLGRGGSDTTAVALAATLKADVCEIYTDVDGIYTADPRIVSDARKLDEILFEEMLEMAATGAKVMQTRSVEFGKNHGVPIRVRSSFSDDPGTLIKEEDESMERAIISGVTHDTGEAKITILAVPDRPGIAARIFRSLAEANINVDMIIQNISEEGFTDISFTTPKEDVSRAKKVVDSLLKELSAKGSKCDESIAKVSLIGAGMRTHPGVAADMFQALADAGINIEMISTSSIKISCVIDEKDVEEAVKALHAKFKLSARS
- the porA gene encoding pyruvate ferredoxin oxidoreductase, producing the protein MSEKRIAATTGADAVSEVMRQINPDVVVAYPITPQTAIVENFSKFVADGLVDAEFVTVESEHSSMSACIGAAAAGARVMTATSSQGLALMHEMLYIASGMRLPIVMPNVNRTLSAPINIHCDHSDSMGERDSGWIQLYSENAQEAYDNTIQAIRIAENDDVKLPVMVNQDGFIISHGIERAEFLADDAVKKFVGTRNAFLPLLDVDNPVTYGPFDGLGGFYMEHKKNQEDAIRRAKDVILEVAKDYAKISGRNYGLFETYKLEDAEVAIVTMNSSAGTTRNVVDKMRAEGQKVGLLKPRVFRPFPAEELAEALKHLKAVAVLDRALSFGFVGPLFSEIKTCLFDIDNAPKVINFIYGLGGREFTPGEAKAAIEAAIKVAKGGSLGEKFGYLGLKETEAVK
- a CDS encoding aspartate-semialdehyde dehydrogenase, whose translation is MKEYSVAVAGATGAVGQEMIRILEERNFPVGEIKLLASAKSAGKRVTFKRMAAQVEELKEDSFVGVDIALFSMGAELSRVHAPIAAKAGAVVIDNSSAFRMDREVPLVVPEVNPGDLDGHKGIIANPNCSTIQMLVALKPLYDRSRIKRIVVSTYQAVSGTGKEAIEELLDQSKRAILGEKNLQARIYPHRIAFNLLPQIDDFLESGYTKEEMKIINETRRIMGDDDIKITATCVRVPVLISHSESVNIETEEKIDAHEARSILRVAPGVEVVDDPGELAYPMPAMAAGKDATFVGRIREDESVENGLNLWIVSDNLRKGAALNAVQIAEAMMERGLI
- a CDS encoding 4Fe-4S binding protein, translated to MRDWRAEKLMPGAIIPKGGTAKDYKTGGWRSSSPNWAEAKCKHCLLCWVACPEGAILVKDGKVRGIDMDYCKGCGICGQECPFDVIEMMEG
- a CDS encoding 2-oxoacid:acceptor oxidoreductase family protein, with amino-acid sequence MEGCTEIRWHARGGQGAVTAAKFLAEAALADGRDIQAFPEYGPERMGAPIKAFTRISTSPIGIYCAIDNPSIVVVLDETLLDTVKVHEGLTDDGVILVNSNKSPDMIRNKIGVKVGRVYTVPASTIALETLGKPIPN
- a CDS encoding thiamine pyrophosphate-dependent enzyme; its protein translation is MKLKELAQKKERLTSGHRMCAGCAAPTVVRQVLMATDDPVVVSCATGCLEVSTTIYPSTAWDTPFIHSAFENSAATISGVEAAYQSLKRQGKIDKEIKFLAFGGDGGTYDIGFQSLSGAMERGHDMVYVCYDNGAYMNTGIQRSSSTPLGAWTTTSETGKAAAGKKQNRKDMTACIAAHDIPYVAQSSPAFWKDLTSKAKAAFDTPGPAFLNVIAPCPRGWRHGSDISIEMARLAVDTCFWPLYEVIDGEYKLNYIPKEKKPFVEWIKPQGRFKHLFKPENEHIIEELQANVDKNWAKLLKLSGEA
- a CDS encoding 4Fe-4S binding protein, encoding MKKIVSVDEKLCTGCGNCVRLCPQKILYISEKSKVCKVTDDTRCDRLRGCEKVCPVNAIKIS
- a CDS encoding YbaB/EbfC family nucleoid-associated protein, whose translation is MDINKLMKQAKKMQDDMARVQKELEEETVEATAGGGMVKVVASGSQKILEVSIDREAVDPADVEMLQDLVLAAVNEAVEASKDLAAKRLAAVTGGAGMPSLM
- a CDS encoding MFS transporter; the encoded protein is MTGISGNILALSLVSLFTDISSEMVYPLVPIFLTSVLGAPVAVVGLIEGIAESTASLLKTYFGYLSDKKRKRKPFALSGHSFSLFGKLILSLAASWPPVLFARFIDRVGKRGIRTSARDALRSL
- a CDS encoding MarR family transcriptional regulator, encoding MKRERAEECAKRLDDFMTELFHNLKGGEKEFAAHAGLTVPQLFVLKMVESKKGCKMGDLAKALHLHFGTATSIVDRLIRDGLLSRKRDDDDRRVVSGSI
- the dnaX gene encoding DNA polymerase III subunit gamma/tau, translating into MSYISLYRKYRPRALSEVVGQDHITQTLKNAIKSNKISHAYLFSGPRGTGKTSVAKILAKSLNCKEGPAVIPCNGCSSCADIAAGNFVDVLEIDAASNRGIDEIRDLKEKIHFSPAQGRTKVYIIDEVHMLTAEAFNALLKTLEEPPAHVVFVLATTEPNRVPATILSRCQRFDFKRITLKDLMERLAEVAKAESIEIDSEALSMIAKHAQGSLRDGLGTLDQIASFTEKRVSTDDVVSLLGMSDVEALFEAADLMARGDVSAVFGFVDLLVDKGRDPRQFAKDLIEYLRALFVAKNSADAKDSLNVTAETFKRIEAQADSFSSVALIRLLDILSEAATQMRWEPDARLSLEMALVKMINIEEDISLDALVARIEALEAGSKGKGAGMEEPSPKELKKEAVTKAQAKEKAFPKDEGVSHSQRADEASGQDTDIERVKRAWHLILDEVLKESLPTHSLLLESAPTKLVKGRLTLNFNHRAAFHKDMIEREGNLNILTDSIEKIVGQKIKVECTIDENAPSFEELKAEEGADEEVLGKDNIIGMLMSDFGAEIEEG
- the recR gene encoding recombination mediator RecR, which translates into the protein MYYAAPVATLIEELTRLPGIGPKSAQRLAFYLMKVSSAEASRLAAAIVDLKEKVSFCKICFNLTEGDECNICKDPERDNSIICLVEEPMDVVAIEKAASFKGRYHVLGGAISPIDGIGPDEIRVKELIGRLTDDRVKEIIIATNPNIEGETTAIYISRLIKPLGIRVTRIASGLPVGGDLEYADEITLGRALEGRREM